The Psychrosphaera ytuae genome includes a region encoding these proteins:
- a CDS encoding XrtA system polysaccharide deacetylase, whose protein sequence is MAEAPKLAMTVDVEDYFHVSAFDSIFSQKDWPTIEHRVNENTRRLLDLFDQHGAKSTFFILGAVAEKYPDLIKEIDRRGHEVASHGFAHRRATTQTPDVFKEDVYRSKSFLEDTIGKSIEGYRAPSFSINETNEWTYEILVELGFKYSSSTYPIEHDLYGVPNWPRFKYDRPEGIIEIPIPTLRNDDKNKGIGGGGYFRLFPYWLSKRRIEKFLGSETAPYSFYFHPWEIDADQPRVKNAAFLSKFRHYVNLSKMEGKITQLLKDYRWDTMKKVYLED, encoded by the coding sequence ATGGCGGAAGCACCAAAGTTAGCGATGACCGTCGACGTGGAAGATTACTTCCACGTTTCTGCGTTTGATTCTATTTTCTCTCAAAAAGACTGGCCAACCATAGAGCACAGAGTCAATGAGAACACTCGACGTTTACTCGACTTATTTGACCAGCACGGTGCTAAATCGACGTTTTTCATCCTAGGTGCCGTTGCCGAAAAATACCCAGATTTGATTAAAGAAATTGACCGACGTGGTCATGAAGTCGCAAGCCATGGCTTTGCTCATCGTCGTGCAACAACACAAACACCTGACGTTTTCAAAGAAGACGTGTATCGCTCCAAATCATTTTTAGAGGATACAATTGGAAAGTCAATTGAAGGCTATAGAGCACCGAGTTTTAGCATTAATGAAACCAATGAGTGGACTTACGAGATCCTTGTTGAACTTGGTTTTAAATACAGCTCAAGTACCTACCCTATAGAGCACGACCTATATGGCGTACCTAACTGGCCTCGTTTTAAATACGATCGCCCAGAAGGGATTATCGAGATCCCAATTCCTACTTTGCGCAATGACGACAAAAACAAAGGTATAGGCGGTGGTGGCTACTTCCGTTTGTTTCCTTATTGGTTGTCAAAACGTCGTATCGAAAAATTTCTAGGCTCAGAAACAGCGCCTTACAGCTTTTATTTTCACCCGTGGGAAATTGACGCTGATCAACCACGCGTAAAAAATGCAGCATTTCTCTCTAAGTTTAGGCACTACGTTAACCTTTCCAAGATGGAAGGAAAAATCACCCAACTGTTAAAGGACTATCGTTGGGACACCATGAAAAAAGTGTATTTAGAAGACTAA